Sequence from the Maribacter aquivivus genome:
TGAAGCTAAAATTACCTTTCCTAAAGATTGGGGATTAGGCACATCTTCTACGCTAATAGCAAATATGGCAACATGGGCAGCCGTAAATCCATACCAATTGTTAGAAGCTACATTTGGCGGTAGTGGTTATGATATTGCATGTGCAACACATAACACAGCAATTACCTACCAAAGAAATGGTTTTGAGCCCAAAATAAACAAGGTGTTTTTTAATCCTGATTTTAAAGATGATTTATTTTTTGTTTACCTAAACCAGAAAAAAAATAGTAGAGACGCCATTAATAGCTACCGTAGTTTAGACATTAATAAAGAGGCACTTATTACCAAAATCGATAGTATTACAGATAAGATATTATCTTGTACTGATTTAAAGGATTTTGAAGTCCTACTAGACCAACACGAAGCTATTTTATCAGAAGCACTTCAAACACCTACTATTAAAAACACTCTTTTTTCTGATTACTCCAGAACTATTAAAAGCTTAGGTGCATGGGGCGGAGATTTTGTGCTAGCAACAGGCACTGAAGATGACATGCAATACTTCAAGAAAAAAGGATACAACACCGTAGTCCCCTATTCAAAAATGATACTATAAAAAAAGAGCATCCAAATTGGATGCTCTTTTTTTATATATAAATCTTAAAATGACTACTAGTAGAAAGTAGCTCTTTTATCTTCTATTTCAGAACCGTCCTTTAACGCATTGTAAACTGCAGTGTTCACGCGGCTAGCTGCTCCTGTTTTTAGAGTATTAGCATATACACTATAGTTATCTAATTTAGGAGCTTCTGTTTTCTTCACGATTTCAATTTTGAAAACACCGGTGTTTCCTTGAATCAACCCTGAAGTTGCACCAGCAGACATTCCGTAAGCAGTACCTACTACTACAGGTTCGCTACCTGCACCAGGAATTGTCGGAGATTTTACGGTAAGAGCAGAAGCATTAGAAATACTTACACCGTTATCAGATGCAATAGCACTCATATCTTTACCCTTGTTAGCTGCGATGATTTTCGCTGCCTTACGTTCTTTTCTAATGATTGGCAAAACAAGCACAGAAGCATCTTCGGCACTCATTACTCCTTCAGCATAACTACCTGTCAACTGAACAACTGCATAACCGTTATTAATGTTGAATCTCTTTACATCGCCAACTTTAGTATCACCGTTAAAAGCCCACTGAACAATGTTTCTTTGATTTGTTAAGCCAGGAAGATTTTCATCTAATGCCTTAATCTTATTTACTGGACGAACTACATATTCATCTTTCTTAGCCAACGTTGAAAATGCACTTTCATCATCTGTAGTTTCCATTTCAAATTTGGTAGCACTTGTAAACAATGTATTAATTGTTTCTTCTGATGCAACGATTTCTCTTGAGATGGTAGCAACTTGAACTACATCTTCTTTGTCATCTATTTTGATAACGTGAAAACCGAAATCAGTTTCAACCAAACCAATTGACCCTTCATTATTGTTAAATGCAAAGTCATTGAATTTAGGAACCATAACTCCTTTTTGGAAGTATCCTAAATCTCCACCGTTTGGTGCAGAAGGTCCGTCAGAGTTATCTCTTGCCAATTCTGAAAATACTACTCCAGATTTCTTAGCCTCTCTTAATAATTCTTTTGCTTTAGCTTCAGCCTCTTCTTTAGTTCTTGTTACAGTAGGGTTAGCTCTAGTTGCACCTGTGTAAGCCAATAGAATATGACTAGCTTTTACAGAACCATTTGGTTTTCTAGCGATCATTTTAGAAATCTTGTACGAATCTCCATCTTTATAAGGACCGTAGATCTGACCAACATTTAAACTAATTAACGTATCAGCAACACTAGAAGGTAAATTCTTCTTCGCTTTAAAGATAGTATCAAACTTAGTATCTGAAAATCTATCTAAAAATGCAGTAACATCTTTTGTATTCCTAAAACCTCTAATAGTATCGTTACGATCGGTTTGAGAATTGTACTCAACTGTATCATCTAAAAGTTTAGTAATCTCATCTTTAATAGCAGTTTGATCCGCTTCAGATGGTTTTTCTTGAAAATATACATATTGTAAATCTCTAGCAGGATCTTGCTTATATTCCTCTTTATGTTTACTAACGTAATCAGCAATTTCACTTTTAGTTATAGAAATAGTACTATCTGCAATTGAAGTGTAAGGTACTCTTACGTACTTAATGTCCATTTTTTCGTTAGCCAATTTATAATCTAACTCACCTTCTTTCAAAGTAGCACCTACACCAGCTCTTACCATATTAAAGTAAGTCTGCTCTTTTGCCAATTCAATAATTTCATCTTCTGTTTGCAACCAAGCTTCGTATTGTGCAGGGTTGTTTACTTTCCAATCTGCTACAGTTTGTCTAAACATGTTTGCATCAAACTGACCGTTCTGATCTTGAAACTGAGGATTCTGAGCATAACCGGTAGTTCTAAGAAAATCAACAATTTGATCTTGCTCAATACCAATACCTAAATCTTCAAATTGCTCACCTAAGATCGTCTTTCTTACTTTGTTCTCCCAAACTTGGTTTACAACCTGCATAGATGATGCTGTTGGACCAACTCTATTTGAAGCAACTTCAACTTCTCTTCTGAATTCATCAATAGAAATATCTTCTCCATTAATTTCAGCTACTGATGAGCCTACTTTTTCTCCTCCAAAATTGCTACTGGTAAAAACCCCAGAAATAACAAATGCAAAAAGTGCTAAACCTATTATCAAGATCAACACTGTTGTACGTTTCCTAATATTTTCTAATACTGCCATTCTAATTAACGTTTAAAATAATCGTTTGTGGTTATTGGGAGGCAAAACTACCATTTTTAATTGAAATAATAAAAACTAAAAAGCCTCCTAATTTATTGATTGATGCACTGTTATTCCTCTTCCAAAACTTCTATAGAAATCAAATCGATTTTGGTGTTAGAAACTTCTAGCACAGTAAACTTATAAGACGCTATGGTAAGCTCTACTTCTTTATCTGGAATTTCCCCTAGTGTATGCACCAAAAGACCCCCTAAGGTCTCATATTCATCTGATACCGGAAGATTTAATTTGTGGTTTTCATTGATATCATCAACTTCTAACCTTGCAGAAAAAAGAAAGTGACGTTCATCAACTACTTCTTCTCTTAAGTCAGTAGTATCATGCTCATCTTCTATTTCCCCAAAAAGCTCTTCTACAATATCCTCCACGGTCACAAGACCAGATGTACCACCATATTCATCTAAAACTACTGCTATACTCTTGCGTTTTTTGATCAAAACGTTTAAAATATCTTGAATTAGCATTGTTTCTGGTACAAACTCTACAGGCAATAAAATGCTTTTAATAGTCTTTGGCTTCTTAAATAACTCATAAGAATGCACATAACCAATTACATTATCTACGGTATCATTGAATACCAATATTTTGGAGTAGCCTGTTTCTGTAAATATTTTAGCCAAGTTTTTTGGACTCTCATACATTTCTACAGCTACAATTTCCGTTCTTGGAACCATAACCTCGCGCGCTTTTACAGCCGCAAATTCTAATGCATTTTGAAATATTTGTATTTCGGTATCTACCTCATCTTCTTCTTCTATAGTTTCCATCTGTTCGGTAATATAATCACCTAACTCTAGCTTACTAAAGGCTAGTTGCACTTCATCACCCGATGTTCCAAACACATATTTCAATATCAAATCAGAAATCCAAATAATGAAATCTGATATGAACGAGAATAATATGTAAAATAAAAATGCTGGGATTGCCAATAACTTCAACAGGTTATTTGCATAAATCTGAAAAAGCACCTTTGGCAAAAACTCTGCTGTTATTAAAATAACGAAGGTAGAAATCAGTGTTTGGGTCAACAGACTAAAATCTGTTATCAACAACTTTAAAAGAGCATTATCTGGAACAATACCCGTAAACCAATTCATAAGTACATCGCCCATGAAAAGACCATAAATAACCAGCGCTATATTGTTGCCAATAAGCATGGTTGCAATAAACTTAGATGGTTTTTTGGTTAATCTAGTTAATACCCTAGCCAAAAAGCCATCTTGCTTTTTCTCTATTTCAATATGGATTTTGTTCGCAGAAATAAAGGCAATTTCCATTCCTGAGAAAAATGCTGAAAAAATCAAGGAAAGTATAATGATAATACCGGCTGTACCCACTATTTGTTTTGATTATCCCGTTTACGTTGTTCGAATTTTTTTCTATAGTTTCTTCTAAACAAGAACATACTTATAGATACTATGGCAAAAAATATGAAAAAATAAGCCATACTTCTATCCGTATTCCAATCTGTAAAAATTCTATAAATTGAAAAACCAGCTACTATTACATATAAGTACTCTGTATACCTTAATATATTAATCATTCTCTTGTTCTTTATCTTCTTTAATCAACATAAGACCATAGGTTTTGTGTGCATTTAGAAATTTAAGGTCTTTCTGAATATCCATTCCCTCACCATCCATCACCGTTCCATCATCAGGATTGGTAAACGTAAATTTCTCTTGCGTAAATGCCCATTCATTACCGCGATCATAATATAATTGAGATGTTGACAATTTCTTGCCATCATCACTTTTTATAAGCACATTACCACGCAAATCTACGATAGAAGTCTTAGAGTACAACACCCCGTAGTCTGCTTCTATGGTTGTTTTTTCATTTTTATCATTAAAAATCTCTACCAACAAGCCTTTTGGAAAAGTTTGATACGGAAAAGATAACTGCTCAAAATCGTTTCTTATAGGTCCCGATAGTACCGCCATAACTTTAGAAGAACCTTCATCTTCAGACCCTAATTTTTCAGGAGACTCGGTATAGGTAGCCACAAAGTTCTCTGCCACACTTCTAGGGAAAACTTCCTTTGCCGCTTCTTCACCAACTCTCTTGTAATCATCTTTACAAGATAAAAAAAGCATTGCCATGGTACATACCACGGCAATGCTTTTAAAATTATTAATCTGTATCATTTTTTCTATAAAGAAGGTACTTTTACGCTACCACCAACCCAACAGTTGAAAGTAACAGTTTTACCAGCCATACCTGAGCTAAAGATCATTTCTTTAGATGGCGCTTTTGCACTATAACTGTTTGCAGCTTGACTTGAAGAACCACTTAATGATGGATCTACTCTACCTGCTTTTCTTGCCATATCTGCCGCCTTCCAATACATTGCTCTTTTTTCGAAAGCAGATGTACCACAACCGTTTGCACTTGTAGCATATAAATTAGCTATTAATAAATATGCACGACCATTAGATGCATTTGCATCAATCGCTTTCTGTGCGTAGCTACGTGCTGTTGACTTGCTACCTTTTCTTTTATTAATTACAGCTACTTTGTAAGCAATTTTAGATTTTTTCTCATTATTCGTTTCTAAAGACAATGCTTTATCGAAATCTGCAAGAGCTCCTTTAGTATCTCCATTCTTCATTTTCAAAGTACCACCGTATACATAAGCATCGGCAGATGGATCTAATCTTAACTGAGCTTCAAATAATTTCTGGAACATTGGATCATCTGTACATTCTTTGTTGAACATAAGACCAACAGCTCTTTTTACCCAAACAACATCATTCTGCTTCTCTTCAAAACTCTTTTCGTAAAGTGGAATTAAGTTGCTACAATCAGCTAAAGGGCCTAATTTAGAATCTATACTTCCTGCGATTTTACCGTAAACTTCAGAATAAGAATTATAAGATTTTAAACGAGATTTTTCTTTAGAAGTTAATGTACCAGCTTCTTCTTTAGGCAAAAGCTTAGCAATTTTACCAGTAAGTTGTTCGTTTTCAACCTCAATTTTTTCAGTAACAGCATCGTACACATCAAATACTTCTTGCAAATCTTTTCTACCAGCCTTATGCTCATCTACCAAACTCGAGAAATAGATATATAATGCTTTAGGGCTTTTAAAATTTTCTTGATCTTTTGTAAATGCATCGCTCAACATGCTGTACATTTTAGCATCATCTGCCATTTTATTATCGTACATCACTAATGCTTTGTCAACTTCAGTTTCAGCTACGCTAGTTTTAGATGCAAAATACTTCATCTTATTATCATAAAGACCCATAAGATCATTCGCAAATTTCTCTTTGTCAGCACCTGTCGCGTTTTTCATCTTATCTTTCAGTATACGTTCACCATATACATAGATAGCATTATTTAATTGTGGACAAGTTTCATAAACCATTTTCCATGGCTCATAAGCCGCATCATAATTTTTAACTTTCGAATGCTCAGAAAATATAGATAAGTTAGTCATACATTCAGGGTTCTGTGCCTGTGCATTACTTACTCCCATCATCCCTAGGAACATTATTGCCGTGAAGTAAAGTTTCGATTTCATATTTCTCTTTTTAAATGGTTAATGTACTAATTTTTTATTAATTGATTTTTCTTTTCTGGAACCAGCGATCGTTCAATGAAAGACCTACATTAAACTTAAAATAGCTCTCTTCTATTAAATTAGCTCTAGTCGTTCCTCTTTTGCCAATTTCAAAACCTAAGTTAAGATTAGAGAAACTTCTACCCAGTGGTAAGCCTAATCCAAAAGTTATGCCAAAGTTATTTATATCAACATCATTCACCAACATACCAGTCTTATCTAAACGCAAACCTGCACGGTAAGTAATTCGTTTTAAGTAACTTGAAAACGAATTATGATCTGGCGTAATAAAAGCACCCAATGCAAATGAACTTGCATCTTCATATGCTATACTATCGGCACCTAAGAAAGAATTTTCAAAAGAACTCATCTCTTGAAAACTATATTCAGCACCTACAAACCATTTATAATCTTCTCCATAACCTAAACCTATTGTAGTTGTCGTAGGTATCTTCAACTCGGTATTACTTAAATTTTGAGCGGCCAAATTAACTTCCACCTCTTCAATTGTTCCACCATTAGCAACTGAGAAAGAACCTATTTGTCTATCATTCTTAGATACTAAATTACCTTGGGTATTTACTCGAATAGAAGAATGTAGTCGTTGCCTTCCTTTTATAATAGGGGTATAATTTAATGCGTAGTTAAAGTCAAACCCATTAATTCTAGAACTTCTTCTATCAAAAGTCCCAAATTGAATATCTTCTACCTGTTGCAATCTTTCGCTATCCAAAGTACCGAAGTTGAAATTTACCGTAGCTCCAATACTTAAGTCTTTTACAACTTCATATCCTATAGAATAAAAAGCACGGGTTAAACCGCCTTCTCCATTATATACATTAACTAAATCTGAGCCACTTGCATTTGTACGTTCTTCAACCAAATTATACCCTACTGAAGAGTATGGCATAATACCAAACCCCATACCTAGACCATTACCTACACTAAAACCAAGTGCCAAATAATCCACATTAGTAATAGAGCTTTGTTGTTCTTCGGTAAAACTTTTAAGTGTGTACTGTTTATTAGAGACACCTACTGTATAGGTCACCAGACCTTCTCTATCCATTACCTCTAAACCAAGCTTACCATAAGCTGCAGGATTTTTCAAATTTATATGAATACTATCGGCATAGACGCCAATACCACCCATCATTTGATTTTCAACCGTGCTTTCGTTTTTTAAATCGCCAATTCCAAAGAAAGAATAGGGAGAAACGGTGCCATCTTGAGCGTACATACCCACGGTGGTTATGTATACAATTGCAATTACAATTTTTCTGATCATTTAGTGCTTGTTGTATTCCAGCAAATAATTAAGCCCTTTCAGGAGAAATTTGGAATCCGCAAATATGGTATTTTTTAATCGTTTAGACAAAAATAGTGTGTCTCCACCAGTTAAAATAACTGTTAAATTTTCAAATCTGGCTTTGTAGAGATCAATGACACCGTCTATTTCAAGAGTTATACCGTTCACTACACCACTATGAAGACAGTTTTCTGTTGTATTACCAATATAGTCTAACAGTTCTTTTTTTTCCAGTAAAGGTAACTTTGCCGTTTGCTGATGCATGGCATTATAACGCATTTGAACTCCTGGAGAAATTGCACCGCCCAAATATTCATCAAAATCATTTAGCATATCATAAGTAACACAGGTACCTGCGTCAATGACCAAATTATTCTGATGCGGATTAAAATAATACGCTGCAGTTGCCAAAGCCAAACGATCAACACCCAAGGTCTGAGGTGAGGCATATGAGTTCTTAAATGGCACTTTTGAGGCGTTAGTTAACTCATGTAAATCACAAAATACGGCAACAACCTTCATTTGATCCTTAGAAAGTGACCCTACACTAGAAACTATTGAAGATTTTATATTTGGAAATTCTTTGAAGATTTTTTTTACCGCTTCAACAAACAAATCGACAACAACAGTCTCTAAATGAATTATTTCCGACTTTTTAAAGATTGCCAACTTAACGTTTGTATTACCCGCATCAATTATTAAATTCATGTTACAAAGATTAAAAATTAAAAAAACATTTTTCTTTTTTCACGATTTAGTTTGTAAATCATAAAATTGAAATTATATTTGCAGCCGCTTATAGCGACATGGTGCCTTAGCTCAGTTGGTAGAGCAATGGACTGAAAATCCATGTGTCCCTGGTTCGATTCCTGGAGGCACCACAATAAATCCTTACTTAACGGTAAGGATTTTTTTGTTTTAACACCCTTCCTTCCTAATACAAAAATATATAGGTTAGTATACAAATCATAGAATGAGGTTGTGCTTTTCACCTTTAAATCGACAAAAAGAATAAATTAGAAATTTTAAGATTTCCTTGAAATAAAACAGGTTTTAGAATTATACTGCTATTTATTCTAAAAAAAATATGAGCACATCATCATAGCCAACGATTGAGCTAACACAATTAGCCCAACCGCAGCATAGAGATACTAAAAACTATCTTGCAAATTATATGAAAATGGAACATAGCAAGTAGAAGTACAGACGAAGAAGTTTTGACCTATGCGGCAACACTTCTGGAACTAATCCCAGACACGCTCTACTTTATGTTCTGTAAAGTCTTCAATAACTAACTCTTCTTCTGAATTATTTACAATGGTTATCGCCCTGAAAAACTCAGTGGGAAAGATTTGATTGGTCATTACATACTGACCTCCATTGATGAAAAGTTCTAACGAAGAATGATCTAGAAGCAATACAATTTCAATTGGATCATCTGGCAAATTCGGAATTTTCATTTGCTGAACTCCCGGCGAAAATTTATCACTAAAATCAACATTGCCCGATTTTCTTCGATCTAGCGTAACCAACTTTTTATCCCTATCAATATCAACACTAAGGCTATCTCCATTTTTATTCCTAAAATAAATCTGAGCATTTGGAACTGACAACGTAAATTTCGTTTTGCTTTGATTACTATATTTAAGTGGAATAATTCTTTTTCTAGTAGGTAGAATCTTTATTATGCTTTCTGGGTATGCCAAGGCAACATGCTTTTCAAAACCTATTACCGGATAATTAAATAAAGATACTTCGTCACCAACCTTACGCAAAGTCAACTCTCTTGGAACTGTCATAGCGCTACGCCATTTTTCCGTTGGTGTGTCACGTGCATAATCCCAATTACTCATCCAACCTATAAAAATACGTTCATCGTTAGGTGCGTCATTGTAAGTTACACCAGCATAATTGTCCCTACCTAAATCTACCCACTTATTTTCTTTTTGATCTGTTGTAAATGTTGTTCCATCAAAATCACCAATAAAATATTGCGTACCGCTTCCTCCATTTGGAGCACCAGGATTAATACTAACTAGAAGTACCCATTTTACTTCCTCTGTACCTTCAATTTTCAATGGAAACAAATCTGGACATTCCCATACTCCGCCATGAGCACCTTTATCCTTGCCAAATTCACTTACTTTTTTCCAGTCTTTTAAATCAGGAGAATTCCATATTTGTAAATGATCTCCCGCCACTAAAAGCATGGTCCAGTTTTCTTCAATTTCATTCCAAAATACTTTAGGATCTCTAAAGTCTTTGATTCCCGTATTACCTATTACTGGATTACCCTCATACTTGGTCCAGCTATCGCCATTATCTAAACTATAGGCAATTCCTTGAGTTTGAAAATCCTTTTTCCCTGCCTGCTCGCCTTCCATATCATGATAGGTGAAAATTGCTACCATTGCCGGGTTATCTTCTGTGCCAAAGCCAGAAGTATTATAATGATCCATAACCGCACTCCCAGAAAAAATTAATCCGTTTTCATCAGGGAATAATGCAATAGGCTTATGCTTCCATTTCATCATATCTTCACTAACGGCATGCCCCCAATGCATAGGACCCCAAACCGTACTATCAGGGTAATATTGGTAAAACAAATGATATACTCCGTCATTATAAACGAGTCCATTAGGATCGTTCATCCAATTCTCTTCTGGTGTAAAATGAAACTGAGATCTATACGGTTCCACATAGTGCCCCGTAACTTCTATTTCGTCTGTAACGACCTCCTTTTTTACTTCTTCCTTACAACTAAAATTGCACAGAACACTTAGTAGTACAACTACCATCAAACCTCTATTTCGTATAGTTTTAACCATAAATTCACTTTTATACCGATACTCCTTATATCTTAATTATAGTACCTTTGTGACCATGAATTTAATCAATTATAAATTAACATTCTGCTTACTCATCTTACTTTCTATTTCCAAAATAGGTTTAGGACAAGATGATATATCAAAAGTTTTGAATACTTGGAACAAAGGCTCCATACCCTACGCCTATTTCAACAATATACCGGAAGCCGATTCCATTCTATTTTTAGACACCAGAGAAAAAGAAGAATTTGATATTAGCCACCTAAAAAATGCGGTGTGGGTTGGTTATAAAAATTTTGATGAAGAAAAAGTACTTCAAACTATACCTGAAAAATCACAACCAATTATTGTTTATTGTTCTATTGGGGTTAGATCAGAAAATATAGGTGAAAAATTAAAAAAACTAGGATATACTAAAATTCTAAACCTGCATGGTGGTATTTTTGATTGGAAGAATAAAGGAGGAGCCGTTTTTAACGACAAAGAAGTAGTAACCGATAGTGTTCATGCTTTTAACAAACACTGGGGAAAGCTATTGCATGAAGGAGTTAAAGTTTACTAGTTAGGAAAAATTAAAAAATTACATTGGCAATACTACAGAACAACAAAGCAGAGCGAGACGAAAAGGTTATAGATTTCACCCTCGCAAACTCAAATAATCTTTTACTTATTTTCACCAGAAACCCTGAAATAGGTAAAGGAAAAAGACGCTTAGCAGCTACTGTTGGCGACCAAGCTGCATTTGATATTTATAAATTTTTATTGGACCATACCGTAGCGATCACCAAAAATTTATATGCCGAAAAAGAAGTGTATTATTCCGAAGAAATTTGGGAAAATGATATTTGGGACAATCAAAAATTTGGTAAAAAAATACAAGTGGGCGAAGATTTAGGTGTTCGTATGGCAAATGCTTTTCAAGAGGGATTTCAAAACGAATATCAAAAAATCATTATCATTGGTAGTGATATGTTAGACCTTTCTCAAGAAGATTTAGAAAATGCTTTTAAATCTTTAGAAAAAAATGATTTTGTAGTTGGTCCTGCTGAAGACGGCGGTTATTATTTACTTGGCATGAAGCAGTTTATGCCTGCACTTTTCAAAAACAAAGCATGGGGTACAGAAACCGTTTTAAAAGATACATTAGCTGATCTTGAAAATAAAACTACTGCCCTCCTAGAAACAAAAAACGATGTAGATTATTACGAGGACATAAAGGATATTGATGCCTTTAAACCCTTTTTAAAACATATAAAATTATGATGAAAGATGAACTTTTAGAATCTGTAGCATACCTTAAAAATAAAGGTTTTGACAAACCAGAAATTGGCATAGTTCTAGGCACAGGATTAGGAAAACTGGTTGATAGTGTTGAAGACCCTATTGAAGCTCATTACAATCACATTCCATTTTTTCCATTGGCAACCGTAGAATTTCATACAGGTAAATTGGTATATGGCACTATTTCCGGTAAGAAAGTAGTGGTAATGCAAGGTCGTTTTCACCTGTACGAAGGGTACGACTTTTTAGATATTACTTACCCTATTCGCGTAATGCATATGTTGGGTATTTCTAAATTATTCATTTCTAATGCTGCCGGTGCAGTAAACCTTGATTATAAAAAGGGCGATATGATGCTGATAGAAGATCACATTAACCTACAAGGTGGTTCCCCATTAGCTTTTAAAGGTGTTAGTGATTTTGGCGAGCGTTTTGCAGACATGTCAGAACCTTATGATTTAGATATGCGCAACAAATTAATGACCATTGCTAAAGAGCATAATATCTCCCTGAAAACTGGCGTTTATGCCTCTGTTGTTGGACCACAATTAGAAACTAAGGCAGAATACAGAATGATTAAATTAATTGGTGCAGATGCTGTTGGTATGAGTACCGTACCAGAGGTTATTGTTGCCAATCATTTGTCATTACCTATTGTTGCCGTTTCTGTTTTAACAGATGAATGTGACCCAGACAATTTAAAGCCTGTTGACATCAGTGAAATCATCGCTATTGCTGAAAAAACGGAGCCTAAAATGGTGAAATTATTTCAAGAATTAATCAAGCAATTGTAAGGATTCTCAATATTTGGCTACCATAAGTAAGCAAACAGTATTGTATGAGTGCCCACCAGCCAACCATTAGTATTATTATACCGGTATTGAATGAAGAAAAGTACATTAGGGATGTACTTTTCGCTATTTCAACCAATGCAGGCTCTGACCGCATTAAAGAAATACTAGTGGTTGATGGCGGTAGCACAGATAACACCGTTGCAAATGCTATAAAACATGGCGCATCTGTTGTTAAAAGTAAAAAAGGACGTGCTGCACAAATGAACCTTGGGGCAACAAAAGCCAGTGGTGATATCCTTTATTTTTTACATGTAGATTCTTTACCTCCAAAAGATTTTGACAGTGCTATTCTAAATGAAATTGACCAAGGTTTTGAGGTGGGTTGTTTTCAAATGCGCTTTAATAGTAACAGCCGCTTTTTAAAATTCTTTTCTTGGTGCACCCGTATTAACCATCAAATTTGTCGTGGCGGAGATCAGTCATTGTTTATCACTAACAAACTTTTTCACCAACTTAATGGCTTCAATGAAAAATTTGTGATTTACGAAGACAATGAATTTATTAAACGGGTTTACAAAATAAAAACTTTTAAGATAATCTCATCTGCCGTGACTACTTCTGCACGACGTTATGAAGAACGCGGTATGGTAAGATTACAATGGCATTTTGGGATGATTCATTTAAAATACCATTTAGGCGCTAAACCAACGGAGCTGCATCAATACTATTTGAAATATATTGCGGCTTAATCTTTATTCTCCCTCAAAATCTAACAGCACTCCTTCACTTATCCATTTGGC
This genomic interval carries:
- a CDS encoding hemolysin family protein; amino-acid sequence: MEIAFISANKIHIEIEKKQDGFLARVLTRLTKKPSKFIATMLIGNNIALVIYGLFMGDVLMNWFTGIVPDNALLKLLITDFSLLTQTLISTFVILITAEFLPKVLFQIYANNLLKLLAIPAFLFYILFSFISDFIIWISDLILKYVFGTSGDEVQLAFSKLELGDYITEQMETIEEEDEVDTEIQIFQNALEFAAVKAREVMVPRTEIVAVEMYESPKNLAKIFTETGYSKILVFNDTVDNVIGYVHSYELFKKPKTIKSILLPVEFVPETMLIQDILNVLIKKRKSIAVVLDEYGGTSGLVTVEDIVEELFGEIEDEHDTTDLREEVVDERHFLFSARLEVDDINENHKLNLPVSDEYETLGGLLVHTLGEIPDKEVELTIASYKFTVLEVSNTKIDLISIEVLEEE
- a CDS encoding GYDIA family GHMP kinase produces the protein MKEFYSNGKLLLTGEYAILDGAKGLALPTSFGQSLKLRNKNSETIHWFSVDENDDTWFYAEFSKLGFKTINTTDEAVSDRLQQILTETQKFNSEFLSRISAYSVIEAKITFPKDWGLGTSSTLIANMATWAAVNPYQLLEATFGGSGYDIACATHNTAITYQRNGFEPKINKVFFNPDFKDDLFFVYLNQKKNSRDAINSYRSLDINKEALITKIDSITDKILSCTDLKDFEVLLDQHEAILSEALQTPTIKNTLFSDYSRTIKSLGAWGGDFVLATGTEDDMQYFKKKGYNTVVPYSKMIL
- a CDS encoding peptidylprolyl isomerase — encoded protein: MAVLENIRKRTTVLILIIGLALFAFVISGVFTSSNFGGEKVGSSVAEINGEDISIDEFRREVEVASNRVGPTASSMQVVNQVWENKVRKTILGEQFEDLGIGIEQDQIVDFLRTTGYAQNPQFQDQNGQFDANMFRQTVADWKVNNPAQYEAWLQTEDEIIELAKEQTYFNMVRAGVGATLKEGELDYKLANEKMDIKYVRVPYTSIADSTISITKSEIADYVSKHKEEYKQDPARDLQYVYFQEKPSEADQTAIKDEITKLLDDTVEYNSQTDRNDTIRGFRNTKDVTAFLDRFSDTKFDTIFKAKKNLPSSVADTLISLNVGQIYGPYKDGDSYKISKMIARKPNGSVKASHILLAYTGATRANPTVTRTKEEAEAKAKELLREAKKSGVVFSELARDNSDGPSAPNGGDLGYFQKGVMVPKFNDFAFNNNEGSIGLVETDFGFHVIKIDDKEDVVQVATISREIVASEETINTLFTSATKFEMETTDDESAFSTLAKKDEYVVRPVNKIKALDENLPGLTNQRNIVQWAFNGDTKVGDVKRFNINNGYAVVQLTGSYAEGVMSAEDASVLVLPIIRKERKAAKIIAANKGKDMSAIASDNGVSISNASALTVKSPTIPGAGSEPVVVGTAYGMSAGATSGLIQGNTGVFKIEIVKKTEAPKLDNYSVYANTLKTGAASRVNTAVYNALKDGSEIEDKRATFY
- a CDS encoding type III pantothenate kinase — protein: MNLIIDAGNTNVKLAIFKKSEIIHLETVVVDLFVEAVKKIFKEFPNIKSSIVSSVGSLSKDQMKVVAVFCDLHELTNASKVPFKNSYASPQTLGVDRLALATAAYYFNPHQNNLVIDAGTCVTYDMLNDFDEYLGGAISPGVQMRYNAMHQQTAKLPLLEKKELLDYIGNTTENCLHSGVVNGITLEIDGVIDLYKARFENLTVILTGGDTLFLSKRLKNTIFADSKFLLKGLNYLLEYNKH
- the lptC gene encoding LPS export ABC transporter periplasmic protein LptC, whose product is MIQINNFKSIAVVCTMAMLFLSCKDDYKRVGEEAAKEVFPRSVAENFVATYTESPEKLGSEDEGSSKVMAVLSGPIRNDFEQLSFPYQTFPKGLLVEIFNDKNEKTTIEADYGVLYSKTSIVDLRGNVLIKSDDGKKLSTSQLYYDRGNEWAFTQEKFTFTNPDDGTVMDGEGMDIQKDLKFLNAHKTYGLMLIKEDKEQEND
- a CDS encoding tetratricopeptide repeat protein, with amino-acid sequence MKSKLYFTAIMFLGMMGVSNAQAQNPECMTNLSIFSEHSKVKNYDAAYEPWKMVYETCPQLNNAIYVYGERILKDKMKNATGADKEKFANDLMGLYDNKMKYFASKTSVAETEVDKALVMYDNKMADDAKMYSMLSDAFTKDQENFKSPKALYIYFSSLVDEHKAGRKDLQEVFDVYDAVTEKIEVENEQLTGKIAKLLPKEEAGTLTSKEKSRLKSYNSYSEVYGKIAGSIDSKLGPLADCSNLIPLYEKSFEEKQNDVVWVKRAVGLMFNKECTDDPMFQKLFEAQLRLDPSADAYVYGGTLKMKNGDTKGALADFDKALSLETNNEKKSKIAYKVAVINKRKGSKSTARSYAQKAIDANASNGRAYLLIANLYATSANGCGTSAFEKRAMYWKAADMARKAGRVDPSLSGSSSQAANSYSAKAPSKEMIFSSGMAGKTVTFNCWVGGSVKVPSL